The proteins below come from a single Tenuifilum thalassicum genomic window:
- a CDS encoding endonuclease NucS domain-containing protein: MKLFTIDKDGKFVQFKEQEFKEENKEVDLEMLLENNPEYFFDNSKILIIGRQVTTNLNTFIDLLGVDQYGNTVVIELKRGKTPRETLAQLIEYASFIDNLDYDQLNEIFQDYSGEDANLEDYHQEYYKSVSADKVSWNKNSKLVIVASSISPEIKQTAMYLRKKGLDVYCVEFKYFVNNADDKMISSDFIVGDEEFIRTRISSSAQLPKTDKEKFLTSLDKNGKLLFDSLFKFAEQEKLIFHWGSKGFSLNKTFTNGFVGLCFGYPPNSIYKQSIYTGFEEISKKINNAEAVIDFYKSELKNLESLNKQKQI, translated from the coding sequence ATGAAACTATTTACGATAGATAAAGATGGAAAGTTTGTTCAATTCAAGGAGCAAGAATTTAAAGAGGAAAATAAAGAGGTTGATTTGGAAATGCTACTTGAAAACAACCCTGAGTATTTCTTTGATAATTCCAAAATTCTTATAATTGGCAGACAAGTTACAACAAATCTGAATACATTCATTGATTTGCTTGGAGTTGACCAGTACGGAAATACCGTTGTGATTGAACTGAAAAGAGGTAAAACACCAAGGGAAACACTTGCACAATTGATTGAATACGCTTCATTTATTGATAATCTTGATTATGACCAATTAAACGAAATATTTCAGGACTATTCTGGAGAAGATGCAAACTTAGAAGATTACCATCAAGAATATTACAAATCGGTTTCAGCTGATAAGGTATCATGGAATAAAAACTCTAAATTAGTGATTGTTGCATCCAGCATATCACCTGAGATTAAACAGACAGCAATGTACTTGAGAAAAAAAGGACTTGATGTTTACTGTGTTGAATTTAAATATTTCGTCAATAACGCAGACGATAAAATGATTTCGAGCGATTTTATTGTTGGAGACGAAGAATTTATAAGGACAAGAATTAGTTCATCTGCTCAACTTCCAAAAACCGATAAAGAGAAATTCTTAACATCATTGGATAAAAATGGAAAATTACTCTTTGACTCATTGTTCAAATTTGCAGAGCAAGAAAAGCTTATTTTTCATTGGGGGTCAAAAGGATTTTCACTAAATAAAACTTTTACAAACGGATTTGTTGGCTTATGTTTTGGCTATCCACCGAATTCGATTTATAAACAAAGTATCTATACTGGATTTGAAGAGATTAGTAAAAAGATAAACAATGCGGAAGCCGTGATTGATTTCTACAAATCGGAATTAAAAAATTTGGAAAGTTTGAACAAGCAAAAACAAATCTAA
- a CDS encoding HTH domain-containing protein — translation MNIIEIKNELERIDRLIRLKATGSPKELADKLGVSERHVYRIINQLKEIDCPIYFDKDRCSYCYRDEGKLIFKYSTNELDNSIKDKTKGGQMKNNFNIISTDGICQWEGISL, via the coding sequence ATGAATATTATTGAGATAAAAAATGAATTAGAAAGAATTGATAGATTAATAAGATTAAAAGCAACGGGCAGCCCTAAAGAATTGGCTGATAAACTGGGTGTTTCTGAAAGACATGTTTACAGAATTATTAATCAACTAAAAGAAATTGACTGTCCGATTTATTTTGATAAAGACAGGTGTAGCTATTGTTATCGTGATGAAGGAAAATTAATTTTTAAATATTCGACTAATGAGTTGGATAACAGCATTAAGGACAAAACAAAAGGAGGCCAAATGAAAAATAATTTCAATATAATATCCACTGACGGTATATGTCAGTGGGAGGGTATTTCTTTGTAG
- a CDS encoding TIGR04149 family rSAM-modified RiPP — MKKLKLNALEAKEMESVKGGYIYIDCFPHMSCGCGCYYANNGGSSTEANASANASTGLHSPLRDGDTVEIRPCPEN, encoded by the coding sequence ATGAAGAAATTAAAATTAAATGCTTTAGAAGCCAAGGAAATGGAAAGTGTAAAAGGAGGTTACATTTACATTGATTGTTTTCCACATATGAGTTGTGGTTGTGGTTGCTATTACGCTAATAATGGAGGCTCATCTACAGAAGCAAATGCAAGTGCAAATGCTAGCACTGGTTTACATTCTCCTCTAAGAGATGGAGATACTGTAGAAATACGCCCATGTCCTGAGAATTAA